The following is a genomic window from Lactococcus carnosus.
CATTAATTCTTATGTCTATCGTGTCGGGCTATCTCAGGGAGATTTCGCTTATGCAACAGCGGTTGGACTAGGGGTGTCGGTTATTTCCGTTATTTTACTAGTCGGTGCCAACCAACTAACGAAAAAAATGAACAATAATCAGTCAGTCCTATAGAAAGGAGGCATCACTTGCAAGATCAAACAAGTACAATCAAGCTCAAGGCTAAAAAGCATACGTTTGATATATTTAATATGTTACTCATGGCTATTTTCACTTTGATTATCGTCGTCCCACTCTGGAATGTGCTCATCTCTTCTTTTGCCTCAAGCCAAGCACTAAATGAGGGCGGGTTTATCTTCTGGCCATCAGAATTATCCTTGGATCATTACAGAAGTGTCTTCCAGGATAAAAGTCTGTGGTCAGCCTTTCTGATTTCAGTTGCCAAAACAGGTATTGGTGTCTTTGCCCATGTCGTTTTTTGTGCGATTGTCGCTTACGCATTGAGTAAGCGTGACTTGAAAGGTCGTAAACTCTACGCATCGATGGGCATCGTGACTATGTTTTTTACTGGTGGCATGATTCCAACTTACCTCTTGATCAAGTCATTAGGTTTACTGAACAGTTTCTGGGTCTATATTCTACCAGCCATGTTTAGCTATTACGATGTCGTGATTCTGATGAATTTCTTTAGAGATGTGCCAAGCTCTCTAGAAGAGTCG
Proteins encoded in this region:
- a CDS encoding carbohydrate ABC transporter permease — protein: MLLMAIFTLIIVVPLWNVLISSFASSQALNEGGFIFWPSELSLDHYRSVFQDKSLWSAFLISVAKTGIGVFAHVVFCAIVAYALSKRDLKGRKLYASMGIVTMFFTGGMIPTYLLIKSLGLLNSFWVYILPAMFSYYDVVILMNFFRDVPSSLEESARIDGASDWGIFFKIIVPLSKPALATIALFHGVWQWNDFMTTKLYVQNEGLYPLQMKLYELILKSQAAAQTGLSAQLSIQTSSKGMQLATIVVTMVPILVLYPFLQKYFVTGTMLGAVKE